The following are encoded together in the Nymphaea colorata isolate Beijing-Zhang1983 chromosome 14, ASM883128v2, whole genome shotgun sequence genome:
- the LOC116267452 gene encoding protein JASON-like isoform X1 has product MGCFFGCFRVKDKPSVQLFSGAVPPKNRDHLVSRNQLAKLLYASEQLDADGSPVPSKGQKPTLGNLVHINSPSSGVSGDENDDERELKKEVKLLKSWGTLLSTPAELHKATKPVKRSTIADPDASPETYSSPAPSSGKVERGKKEGLVSTSPENLHEGSRKPQAHENLSFGTHASQRSERLNKAGVVDCHGEDQRLQQPKDVFVSSEVLIKDSKNNADTLLSNSFRHPVEADHGKKFVHFECTAKQSADQLEKRFGAAVIEDKESLRGAKMSPYPTPLKLTHEMQTPGTVYTHPQNCVNGKNPRIRSQYVHPVARPVENSTQWKALKVGVGSLMSYPEEFSPKDGVASPERMPGRYWIPVLESCGSSDDAVSGKVSDETVSVDSSLTDWLKPAYSKDPISRNATTNSNGSKTSDVDRPIIGLVAAHWNDEQMSVSPKCWDGNGIPNSTSKYKEDQKVSWHATPFEERLEKALSEEKFYPQRGYLFDVDENECDTAASRC; this is encoded by the exons atgggTTGCTTCTTCGGTTGCTTCCGGGTCAAGGACAAGCCGAGCGTGCAGCTATTTTCTGGTGCTGTTCCACCGAAGAACAGG GATCATTTGGTATCTCGAAACCAGCTTGCCAAACTTTTGTATGCTTCTGAACAGCTTGATGCTGATGGATCACCTGTTCCCAGCAAAG GCCAAAAGCCTACCCTTGGCAATCTTGTCCATATTAACTCACCATCAAGTGGTGTAAGTGGagatgaaaatgatgatgagAGGGAGCTGAAAAAGGAG GTCAAATTGCTGAAGTCATGGGGAACATTGCTAAGTACGCCGGCAGAACTTCATAAAGCAACCAAGCCAGTCAAGAGGTCAACTATTGCTGACCCAGATGCATCCCCTGAAACCTATTCCTCTCCTGCCCCTTCTAGTGGGAAAGTTGAACGAGGCAAAAAGGAGGGTCTTGTGTCAACTTCACCAGAAAATCTACATGAAGGATCCAGAAAACCACAAGCTCATGAAAATCTATCTTTTGGGACTCATGCTTCACAAAG GTCAGAGAGACTGAACAAAGCTGGAGTAGTTGATTGTCATGGTGAAGATCAAAGACTACAACAACCAAaggatgtttttgtttcttctgaaGTTCTGATCAAAGATTCAAAGAACAATGCAGACACTTTACTTTCAAATAGTTTCAGGCATCCAGTGGAAGCTGACCATGGAAAAAAGTTTGTCCATTTTGAATGCACTGCAAAACAATCTGCTGATCAATTGGAAAAAAGGTTTGGCGCTGCTGTTATTGAAGACAAGGAAAGCCTACGGGGAGCAAAAATGTCACCTTATCCAACTCCATTAAAACTAACACATGAAATGCAAACTCCAGGGACTGTCTATACACATCCACAAAATTGTGTAAATGGCAAGAATCCTCGGATCAGATCACAATATGTTCATCCAGTTGCTAGGCCTGTTGAGAATTCAACTCAATGGAAAGCACTTAAGGTTGGTGTAGGAAGTCTTATGAGTTACCCTGAAGAGTTTTCACCAAAGGATGGTGTAGCTAGTCCTGAAAGAATGCCTGGCAGATACTGGATCCCTGTTTTGGAATCTTGTGGATCATCTGATGATGCTGTTAGTGGTAAGGTTTCAGATGAAACTGTTTCTGTTGATTCAAGTTTAACAGATTGGTTGAAGCCAGCATATTCCAAAGACCCAATAAGTAGAAATGCTACAACGAATTCTAATGGCAGCAAGACTTCTGATGTAGACCGGCCTATTATTGGTTTGGTTGCTGCACATTGGAATGATGAGCAGATGAGTGTTTCACCAAAATGCTGGGATGGCAATGGAATACCGAATTCAACTAGCAAGTACAAGGAG GATCAGAAAGTAAGCTGGCATGCGACTCCTTTTGAGGAAAGGCTAGAGAAGGCACTATCTGAAGAGAAGTTCTATCCTCAGAG GGGGTATCTTTTTGACGTCGATGAGAATGAATGTGACACTGCGGCATCCAGATGCTAG
- the LOC116267452 gene encoding protein JASON-like isoform X2, with protein sequence MGCFFGCFRVKDKPSVQLFSGAVPPKNRDHLVSRNQLAKLLYASEQLDADGSPVPSKGQKPTLGNLVHINSPSSGVSGDENDDERELKKEVKLLKSWGTLLSTPAELHKATKPVKRSTIADPDASPETYSSPAPSSGKVERGKKEGLVSTSPENLHEGSRKPQAHENLSFGTHASQRSERLNKAGVVDCHGEDQRLQQPKDVFVSSEVLIKDSKNNADTLLSNSFRHPVEADHGKKFVHFECTAKQSADQLEKRFGAAVIEDKESLRGAKMSPYPTPLKLTHEMQTPGTVYTHPQNCVNGKNPRIRSQYVHPVARPVENSTQWKALKVGVGSLMSYPEEFSPKDGVASPERMPGRYWIPVLESCGSSDDAVSGKVSDETVSVDSSLTDWLKPAYSKDPISRNATTNSNGSKTSDVDRPIIGLVAAHWNDEQMSVSPKCWDGNGIPNSTSKYKEKVSWHATPFEERLEKALSEEKFYPQRGYLFDVDENECDTAASRC encoded by the exons atgggTTGCTTCTTCGGTTGCTTCCGGGTCAAGGACAAGCCGAGCGTGCAGCTATTTTCTGGTGCTGTTCCACCGAAGAACAGG GATCATTTGGTATCTCGAAACCAGCTTGCCAAACTTTTGTATGCTTCTGAACAGCTTGATGCTGATGGATCACCTGTTCCCAGCAAAG GCCAAAAGCCTACCCTTGGCAATCTTGTCCATATTAACTCACCATCAAGTGGTGTAAGTGGagatgaaaatgatgatgagAGGGAGCTGAAAAAGGAG GTCAAATTGCTGAAGTCATGGGGAACATTGCTAAGTACGCCGGCAGAACTTCATAAAGCAACCAAGCCAGTCAAGAGGTCAACTATTGCTGACCCAGATGCATCCCCTGAAACCTATTCCTCTCCTGCCCCTTCTAGTGGGAAAGTTGAACGAGGCAAAAAGGAGGGTCTTGTGTCAACTTCACCAGAAAATCTACATGAAGGATCCAGAAAACCACAAGCTCATGAAAATCTATCTTTTGGGACTCATGCTTCACAAAG GTCAGAGAGACTGAACAAAGCTGGAGTAGTTGATTGTCATGGTGAAGATCAAAGACTACAACAACCAAaggatgtttttgtttcttctgaaGTTCTGATCAAAGATTCAAAGAACAATGCAGACACTTTACTTTCAAATAGTTTCAGGCATCCAGTGGAAGCTGACCATGGAAAAAAGTTTGTCCATTTTGAATGCACTGCAAAACAATCTGCTGATCAATTGGAAAAAAGGTTTGGCGCTGCTGTTATTGAAGACAAGGAAAGCCTACGGGGAGCAAAAATGTCACCTTATCCAACTCCATTAAAACTAACACATGAAATGCAAACTCCAGGGACTGTCTATACACATCCACAAAATTGTGTAAATGGCAAGAATCCTCGGATCAGATCACAATATGTTCATCCAGTTGCTAGGCCTGTTGAGAATTCAACTCAATGGAAAGCACTTAAGGTTGGTGTAGGAAGTCTTATGAGTTACCCTGAAGAGTTTTCACCAAAGGATGGTGTAGCTAGTCCTGAAAGAATGCCTGGCAGATACTGGATCCCTGTTTTGGAATCTTGTGGATCATCTGATGATGCTGTTAGTGGTAAGGTTTCAGATGAAACTGTTTCTGTTGATTCAAGTTTAACAGATTGGTTGAAGCCAGCATATTCCAAAGACCCAATAAGTAGAAATGCTACAACGAATTCTAATGGCAGCAAGACTTCTGATGTAGACCGGCCTATTATTGGTTTGGTTGCTGCACATTGGAATGATGAGCAGATGAGTGTTTCACCAAAATGCTGGGATGGCAATGGAATACCGAATTCAACTAGCAAGTACAAGGAG AAAGTAAGCTGGCATGCGACTCCTTTTGAGGAAAGGCTAGAGAAGGCACTATCTGAAGAGAAGTTCTATCCTCAGAG GGGGTATCTTTTTGACGTCGATGAGAATGAATGTGACACTGCGGCATCCAGATGCTAG
- the LOC116267559 gene encoding glutathione S-transferase F9-like produces MVAMAVKVYGAAYASCARRVLACLIEKGVDFEIIPVDLLSGEQKKPEFLKLQPFGMVPVIQDGGFTLYESRAIIRYYAQKYADQGTDLLGKTLEERATVEQWLEVEGQNFNPHIYTLVLQLLYFPKMGVPQDEKLIRESEEKLGKVLDVYEERLSKSKYLGGDFFSLADLTHLPFTQYLVNDIGKEYLIKHREHVKRWWEDISNRPSWKKVLQL; encoded by the exons ATGGTAGCCATGGCCGTGAAAGTGTATGGCGCTGCCTATGCTTCATGTGCCCGCCGGGTCCTTGCTTGCTTAATTGAGAAGGGCGTCGACTTCGAAATCATCCCGGTTGATCTGCTAAGCGGCGAGCAGAAGAAACCAGAGTTTCTCAAATTGCAG CCGTTTGGGATGGTACCTGTTATCCAAGACGGTGGCTTCACATTGTATG AGTCCAGGGCTATTATAAGGTACTATGCTCAGAAATATGCCGACCAAGGAACTGATTTGCTAGGGAAGACTCTGGAGGAGAGAGCCACTGTAGAACAATGGCTAGAAGTTGAGGGGCAGAACTTCAATCCGCACATTTACACTTTGGTTCTGCAACTCCTGTATTTCCCAAAGATGGGTGTCCCTCAAGATGAAAAGCTAATTAGAGAGAGTGAGGAGAAGCTGGGAAAAGTATTAGATGTGTATGAGGAGAGGCTCTCCAAGAGCAAGTATCTAGGAGGAGACTTCTTCAGCCTAGCTGACCTTACACATCTTCCATTCACACAATATTTGGTCAATGACATTGGGAAGGAATATCTTATCAAACACAGGGAACACGTCAAAAGATGGTGGGAAGACATCTCAAACAGGCCGTCCTGGAAGAAGGTCCTTCAGCTCTAG